A window of Acipenser ruthenus chromosome 32, fAciRut3.2 maternal haplotype, whole genome shotgun sequence genomic DNA:
cacatctgcctggattcctgcatgatataaatgtgtttcttcatttgcgcggcctgctttttattattcattggggtttgtttactacatgcctccatagctgagcctttaatcagacagtccttgtaggtgacagtccagtttgatctgcacgtacttctgccaaacttcaattcaaagtacaatcttctaaatgggttattattattattattattattattattattattattattattattattattattattatttattttaattaacgtactgattgaaaattagaggactaatataaaagaggtgcgcgcatcaattgcagctaatcagctcccattagcacctgaacctctttataaacccattgcgcactaaggaacaccaaactcagctactgacgggtttgtttttattattgtttctttagaacggtgaaagaagttcacggtcggggctgccttggatttaatgatgccgtgttgtcttcGATTTGGGTAAATGTTGATCTTTTCTCTATTTTAGAaaagttcattttattgtgtgtttctcacttgcgtgttttttttttcaatgcagaataacattgctgttagcagtgttagtcactgaagtttggacgcagaacccccctctaggtacgataacggtcgcttcagcaCATCTGTTCTTTTAGCTTGttgtttatttgccggttgtgtgttttcatgtatcgTTGTtttctgcaggctcggtgaggacagaatgtcaagggagtgttatgatgatgatgttggataagtcttttgttggaaagtattttcgcatcaatgtgattggtgagtgatcaatTTTCTTGAATAGAAAGCTTTTGATGTATAAAGCCTGTTGAGtcgtaatgtaataacctgaattaagaACAGAGCACTCCTGCGCTGTAAGGCTTCGTTTTTTTCAAATGCAGGGTATGAAACTCTTGCGTtaactttaaaagcatgttgctgatcaccctaaatagacctgtgctgctacaaccttagtcagatttgttgactgcaagtgcgcAGAAATAGAAATTATTTACTCTAAACCTACTGTTCCGAATGGGCGTATAATTCTATTAATATAACTCGTTTTTACAAAATTGCCTATGGAACGGGGcggtgggggtgttcactttgtatctctaccttgcttgatcacgtgtacactttcttaaaaggccaacttaatttattttccatagacaataagggggcgcttgtgtccctctctccaagactggccgcacagtgtggatatagcttaaccgttgacttcttgggaaatgccaagttccttgcttctgtgttgagctgctttgctcagaacacagtgagttttaattatatttctttttaaacgtgtttctaatggtgacatgctgggactaactttagcctttgtttccagaatgatgagacctacaagctgacagtacaaatcagtgtcttctcaaacagtgctatgacttcagcttcctcctatgttcagagcatgacatgccgctattctccttgggcagagagggagattctgtgtgaaagaaactacatggaggtaagggctgtcgGGATGtgaatgctgttcagtataacttgttgggttgtgtgggtattttaattgtcattacagaagtgcttcactcatgactaattTCAATattctttaggtttctgtgagaagaggtgtgccacttattgagccaaactttgttcaagatgatcctgattggtcccttgcataccctgaggtagaatcatgtgactttgcatttgcttcattcacatccccttggtcttgcctaaTTGAGGTCTAATCTACTGTCTCATCTAGTTGAAGCAAAATCTAATGCCtcccttaactttaacctgtctcccaagagggtggtcatattggaattgtgtaacatttaaggcattggctttgtatacatattctgtgatttgttgtggtaaaacatgattgtggtgaagttaacactttcttgtcagtgtgtaagccttgtatttcaaccactgaggtagtggcttcatatgtgcagggttataaacccttcatgataaatgtgtcctgATATACCTTTTTGAAGTCTGCTGTATAGGAGCAATTTCAAGTATTATCCTAAAGTTTTGGTACACTGattaaggtccagtacaaatgagtggctacaaactctgcctgtatccgatccagaccacatgctttcacgTAGGCTCTTTCGTACGCAGTCGTATTTGAGGATTCTCTGTTCCATTAGAGACGTTTGATCATATAACGGTTTCAGTGATACCTTGTTAAAATTTCACCCTTCAGttttagttcatgttttattaaacaagccatctgctgtgacaaatcctttagactggggatgctttgtgttcaaactccctattcTAATGGGGTTTTCTctttgctaggcaactgctgctgacaacagcatctggaaagttgtgttccatctcccagcaaatagaaagacaaccatgactattgctcaggccatgacaaatggctatggcataaacactacaccaagtcgaattctggttagagctgcatacaactccacagaaagccagcctcaggtggtaagtagtctaggcttcattgttctctagtacagtatatccagactatgaaggtagaaaagtcttgcttttgttttagtaaaattccccctcccctctaacagatccaaactgtaccaatggctgtgctaaggtcaaccaccttttataagcaaagatggatggtcatgatggtggacactgcagttacatgtcctactggtgagtaagcttatggagGGTAACtgtgctcaagaactgttctacGTTTAAGtgaattttctataccaagtctatggtgttcctttctgtcagatggcacagccttcacagaacagatgattacatggaatgttccccgtgttctacctcctcttgttccgacaccacaaattactacccttgatgttcaaatgggagttgatggtcgcaagcttgaccctgcaacgattcataatagagattataaactggatgtcggtccccagctaatcgctgtaaaaattcctgtgggagctgatggtggatattacaaggtatgtagaagttcaacatcttctaaatccttctcattttaaagctttcctcctaagatgcttctgtgctttcagagccatgtattggacaacacatatgtgatctcttactctattgaaccaatgctggagcatacctggcaagatgggcctgagaagaccaagtacaccgtacttcatccaataaccactcctttcatgcctcggccaccagttgtcacaaacagtatgtagaacttgtccacatgcagtaaatcaaagggatttgttgcagtgctccacttcatagccttcatttaactgcatgctttaatttcagacactgttcctaaagccagagtgttcaatgtgaccctggggacattcctgcctgatgtggagctggtcaaaatttTAGTTGGAtcagagacgttaactgtgccagaagccaacctaaaaggttataatgtccaggagcatgtctttcccaatggatccaagacctacactctccaggtgccatttgaggaccccaatgtgaagcaaaaggtaacatcccacctgttcaaccatccaattgccctttgaaaacacttgcttcttgtggatgtgttgcttgctgtctgactttgggtttaatcctacaaaccATTGCttttcaggtaactcctccagacaccagaacctacattctgcccctgacctacttgctgaatatagtgccagagaatacaccctttactcatcctgctgtagttgaagccattctcaaagacatcagtaagtgcctgactgtTTGTGGTCTACAACTACCCTTTTCTGacaatccagtccattgccctgacaactgctcttcctcttgcagttctacctacagtaactggctactgtgatggtgctgcattctataccatggtaacatatggcaacatgggtcgcaactgggttccttttgtgggctcaagagaacttggtggaagtctgcttgccctgtacaagtataatgccaatgctaccaatttctggatgactgtgccatacaactcagttgatgccacatatgaagtaagtgatggaactttaatgtgtttttagttgtcttgggttcaacacattactgacctgatgtattgtctctgtaggtggTCAGTTCTTCgggcatcagaagcaggcttgacttgaccttgaaggatgttggcaccatggttgtggtggctgacttttctctgtcctgcagtttccctacaaagatgattggtaactgtcctgcagaccaagcattctttagaatagctgtttttgagattggccaaaggttgcatggagtggtattgaagctataatctgtttccttaacctggatccaaatgctatgtttcagattgcttcaccaatggaactatggcagctcttgctgtgaaagtggaatctgtccccagcttgtctccaagtcaactaactctaagggatccgagttgccggcctcttcagtctgatgctatcaatgcggttttctacttcaatgtcaactcctgtggcacaactagaagggttagtattgacacattttaaaaccatattttgaggaggttcaacatattgacaagttggccacaacacccctggatcaatctggggagccatggtgaccGGTGTTTCCATCAgctgaattacttgcatgaaATGTGTacatctgaaggatgccaccttttgtattgaactgcttgtccagttcaCGAAGGTGCTGTGACACATGActcttggttatggcattgcatgtgctgcctataGACCTTTTTGGGTCAATggcagtgaactggaaggagcgtactaactggggaagatcccgtggttagtatgtaggatgggactaaactaatacatgagttaataccaattgcagctcaagagttgccagctgtgtattcaaatgtgtatttgcaacaaatccaaaataactgctgttgccctcttagaggttactaaaacaataccaaattagtctagcagtttctgtagacgGACTTGTGGCatcatactaactgtaacaaACATGCGGTCCCAATAAAgtgttcaattatgaaattgcaatattcataaccaacgctttttatttttacattgtgaaattggtacaaaattagtacacagctggggatgatcccgagtaccatattagctagtctgcaacttggtatgcagctccatactaaatctacaagttcattgcaacctgagccttttaatttttttttttttttttttttttttctcttccagtttgacaacaacctcctgacttatgagaatgaagtgctgttcacatcttaccggtaaggattgcaatcaaattgagtatccttgtggttgagcctgaaactctcctaaccccatctcctctttccaggttgagagttgcctgtcactatctggtcaatgacaccaaggtagtacagttcttgtaccagaataatcctgcacctgtagtccagcctggcttgggggaccttgcagtcatcatgcagcttgcattgggtaggacttggcaattgaaataatatagttGCTCTAGTAGcgtgtttccacctataaaattctcccttgcatctctgcagattcaacctacaacGACTTCTATGGCGCTtgggattaccctgttgtgaagtacttgcgaagacccttgtattttgaggtagagctcctgtacagcagggatccacaggctgaattgtttttggagcactgctgggcaacctattctgttgacaggaatagctctccaaagtgggatgtcgttgtggacaggtaagatgctggaatatgatattgctgctacaaaacctaggaattggagttgtggctgacgtgctcctgacctactttctctttctagttgtgagaactctgcagatgagtacttgaccatctttcacccagtctccagcaatgcaagagtgctgttcccatcccatctgaagaggtttgaagtgaaaatgttttccttcacaagtggccgggatgcactgaaaggacaggtaaagtggagtgttgggatggggatcttgtaccacaatgcatggtttggattgctttgcaagcagcaaataGTCACTGttctcaaatctttagtgagttggaatgaaaacatgtaactacacttttgcaagaaacacttatgatgcaatatatttgtttttcaattcagtaatcctcactggatgatggtactgcctgatctattgatgctagttttgcttgacaaggtgtgctgtctttcagatttacttccactgcggtgttgtgatatgtgattcaaaccggccatcagacagcctctgtagcagacggtgcattccagggaaacagaggcttggtaagagctctgttttgagaggggggggggggaacggaaacggacattttgcatgcatttttgtccatttgttttgatggactcctaattcctcctgtaggtcgcagtgctgaagggatggatggtggtgcagtaaaggtgtttgtgtcttctggcccaattgagctgaagagagatggatcccttccctttatgcctagaagtggtaatatgcatgatgtgaacacaattgcagttcaagtaaaatataaCTATCTCTCTTTTTATTCCTctaactatttctttcttctcttccagcccaattcaatgtgtggtcccttctgggagctgcaatgggtgtgtgttcagtggttatctttgtagctggagttgtatctttctggaaactgccaaaaagtgtgtattgataaatagAAATCTTActtgtaaaagcttattttctgtgcttgactaattctacactTGATATGTCAGAATGGCCATGTCAATGGGATTTCCTCCTCCTTGCTGTATCAAATGCTTTGATTTgccctgatcaggccattctcaatatggtgtgttactcaaggacccttcactaattcactgtgtgaacctgggggcaaagactttcctcctccattAAGCtgtaacactatttttatattgaaCAGTAACAGGGCAATTACTATACCTTCAGTTATTTAGCATGATAAAATTTAAGGAAGgaaccccccccccttccccctcatttgtcccttttattaaatatgtattgggTAACAATTTTCATATAGAAATTCTATTTCAGTATACAGTTTATATATTGTCATGAACCAGGCTTCAACAAGAAACAAACTATAGCCCTGCTTCACTGATTTAATAATATAcgtttaactgttaattattttgaagcCTCGTGTGTAGAAATGGTAATGGAGGGGgggttcatttgaaaacaaaagctggtgtAAAGTTAAAAGCAGTCCACCAAAGCCAGGCTTGTCCACTTTCCCTTATGTTGGGCCCTTCTCCCTGACAGATTCTCTTGTCTCTTTAAATTTACATTGTGGTGGCTTCATAAATGATTTTCCCACTTGTTAGTTTTTGTAGGCTAGGTATCCTCTACATTACGACTCATCATACAGTCACTGTGCTTCACATCACTTCCAGCTCTTAACTtctagaataattccaggtgtgtacagcaatatgttccataccaggaactcctttcaaaagtacaaactaattgtcttcagttgaactgtatttgctgctgctcctcctcactgtgtcatctgtgttctttattgtttacttttCACACTGAATTCTGTAATTCATTAGCTATAAAGAAAACTACCACTTGAGGGTGCAGTGCATAGAAAAGGAGCACATACCAACCCATAAACCATAATAATTATACATacctaaataaattaaataagaaTACATTCCTGTGATGAGATAAAGCGATCCCGTGCTGTAAGCCATTCTCCCAGCCGTCAGGgggctgtgagccagcctagaaggccccaacagaGATGGTGTGATGTGGCAGTTCTGCCTTTGGGGCGGGAGTCCCGAAAGGACGGTCaccatctttgttgagggcaacaacacGGAATGTCCTGCAAAGTCCCAGAATTGGGAGGAGATTAAAATGGCAATTGCTGATTGGTGTTCCGCTGATCAGGGGGCGTTCCGCAGCACATAAAAGGGGGCCGTGTTGTAGCAGTCGAGGGTGGTATCTGAAAGCACAAAGGAGTGTGGGAGAGGTACTGAGggacaaaaccaaacaaatgctcactgtgacttttttgacagacataaacaaactaatTCAAAAGAGACAGCCAACCAGGAGGGTGGACACCAGAAAGGCAAGGACAGCCACCCAGAGTctggataattttactttgtttgttttgtctctccacatttcagttagcgtttctcttttgtttggacattttcttttgtttgttgtcctgattaccactgtttgcagacactaataaaggaaaagaaaacaacttgtgtcatatcataccattgtctggacttgattatttttacacctccacCCAACTCTGCTATCCgtgacaattccttttttttaaataatcaaaattccagttcagctcctacatacatttttgcaaaagcaattatttttgctAACATTTCAGGTTCTAAAATCACTATTTCCAGCAGTGCAGTTCCTTCCTGTCTGTATTGGTCATACTTTAGGGCCCATGGGAAGCcagtggcaggcatgcattctggttaccatgtgactccttgtttattgggacaattcaggtttttccaattgcaatgcattgtggtacattctacacctcttgggcactgttcacagcaggactacacttcccacaaTGTATTGGGGTGTGAGTTCAAGAGCCTAAACTATCCCAGTGTGTTCTAGTGTGCatgaagtcatatggtaaccctgccCGTGAAGGCCTGTTTCAGAGTTCTGCCCCATGCAGTCTCccttattttttaagctcagtgctgacaggtatgcatattataaaacacacacatgcaaagaacagaattctagaaacaaactttattatacaGTTCTGTGGGTGATCGTGTTCACAAAAACTAAGTATATTAAGTATTAAtccaaacacatgcaaaatataaaacattaatatatctcTTACATTTTTGCTTAGTGTAGTTTGTAATACTCccgttagataaaaaaaaaatcgaatgtAGTGGCTAATGCAGCATTCAGCCACAAAAcggtaaaactgcaaacaaactacacttcccagaatcccttgccagtttctgtagtcccatgtgtgatgCCATAGGTCTGTCTGCCTCTGAGTTATGATTACACAGACATAATCTACTtattagattccttcttgctttgacatgctactttcagtatgcaagtttagggtgaaattatcaacactccttatatatataccttgttctagcatcacaaaagtgtgtagatttatatggaccgaatatgtttgttttttgttacgaATGCAAGTTTGTATTAATTTTGTTCACTGCGGTTTATACGTCTTTTACTGGAAGTGGTCCCTGGTGAGAGCTCCAAGTAAGGTATTAGTTTAGCTTTTCAGTTTTAACACTGTGTGTGCACATGAGTCTTTTATTTTACTCGAGGAATTGGTTCAACAAACCGCTacttaattgcacagtttgtaccgctctgtgcagcgccgtcccgtttgtaacacggtacgtgaactgcattctgctaaacaaaacatcacaacagcagcagcagcgccatctactggacaaaacccagacatgcacgttgaaacaatgatccagttcaatatctacaaagactgaacaagaagctattagcgaagccccgaaaaagaaaatattatacaaaacggtttaaaatcaaatatttaattgttaataaaaccat
This region includes:
- the LOC131703154 gene encoding zona pellucida sperm-binding protein 2-like, encoding MFSFTSGRDALKGQIYFHCGVVICDSNRPSDSLCSRRCIPGKQRLGRSAEGMDGGAVKVFVSSGPIELKRDGSLPFMPRSAQFNVWSLLGAAMGVCSVVIFVAGVVSFWKLPKSVY